A single genomic interval of Spirosoma linguale DSM 74 harbors:
- a CDS encoding glycosyl transferase family 2 (PFAM: glycosyl transferase family 2~KEGG: dol:Dole_1868 glycosyl transferase family protein) codes for MSLLLSIVMPAYNEEEVIETVVKQWTDLLTRQFPTENTRLIVVNDGSRDKTGAILDQIKDLYPKLLVVHQPNGGHGNAVVNGYRQAVALDSEYIFQTDSDDQFIADDFEKLWEKRSKSPFILGYREERYDAPARLLITRILRWSIAFIYGTYIMDSNIPFRLIRGTFLRKLLAQLPDPTPFAPNIFLAVMAKKAGYNTFDIPITHKERVTGTVSILKWKLLKVCIQSFKELAQFRFELGGKVKALKKPEPVIA; via the coding sequence ATGAGTCTCCTGCTGTCAATTGTAATGCCGGCTTACAACGAAGAAGAAGTGATCGAAACTGTTGTCAAGCAGTGGACTGATTTGTTGACCCGCCAGTTTCCTACCGAAAATACGCGTCTGATAGTTGTTAATGATGGCTCCCGCGATAAAACGGGTGCTATACTGGATCAAATCAAAGACCTCTACCCAAAACTGCTGGTTGTGCATCAACCAAACGGTGGGCATGGTAACGCCGTTGTGAACGGGTATCGGCAGGCAGTGGCCCTTGACTCAGAGTATATATTTCAGACGGATAGCGACGACCAGTTTATTGCCGACGACTTTGAGAAGCTTTGGGAGAAGCGGAGCAAGTCGCCATTTATTCTGGGCTACCGGGAAGAGCGTTATGACGCCCCGGCCCGCTTACTTATTACCCGTATTCTACGCTGGAGCATTGCCTTTATTTATGGCACCTACATCATGGACAGTAATATTCCGTTCCGACTTATCCGGGGCACATTCCTGCGGAAGTTACTGGCTCAATTACCTGACCCAACTCCCTTTGCACCTAATATTTTCTTGGCCGTCATGGCTAAAAAAGCCGGATACAATACCTTCGACATTCCCATTACCCACAAAGAGCGGGTTACGGGTACGGTTTCGATCCTGAAATGGAAGCTGCTGAAAGTATGTATTCAAAGCTTCAAAGAGCTGGCTCAATTCCGTTTTGAATTAGGCGGTAAAGTGAAAGCGCTGAAGAAACCAGAACCGGTAATAGCCTAA
- a CDS encoding heavy metal efflux pump, CzcA family (TIGRFAM: heavy metal efflux pump, CzcA family~PFAM: acriflavin resistance protein~KEGG: mca:MCA0978 CzcA family heavy metal efflux protein) — MNKFISNVVGFSLKNRFFIFFMTAGLVIAGIVSYLKTPLEAFPDVTNTQIIVVTEWNGRSAEEVERFVTVPIEVAMNSVQRKSNVRSTTMFGLSVMKIIFDDDVEDFFARQQVNNLLRNVSLPEGVEPEVQPPYGPTGEIFRYTLESKDRDSRELLTLQNWVVDRQMRSVPGVADIVAFGGREKMYELRVNPTQLAKYDITPLDVYQAVTRSNINVGGDVIERNGQAYVVRGVGLLTSIQDIENILIEEAGGNPVLVKNVAEVAESNLPRVGQVGLDSNDDVVEGIIVMRKGENPSEVLTRVKDKIEELNTRVLPSDVKMVTFYDRDNLIEFCTQTVLHNLTEGIVLVTVIVFLFMADWRTTLIVSIIIPLALLFAFMCLRLRGMSANLLSMGAVDFGIIIDGAVVMVEGIFVTLDHLAHRVGMNRYNRMAKLGLIRKTGGELGKAVFFSKLIIITALLPIFSFEKVEGKMFSPLAWTLGFALLGALLFTLTLVPVLCSMLLKKNVREKKNPIVNFFDRIVMAGFGWCYRNRRLSLVGAISFMIATFFSSSMLGTEFLPQLNEGALWVTAELPMSMSLPESVDMAKTIREDLNTFPEVKQVLSQVGRSNDGTDPNGFYFCQFQVDLKQKGEWPERRLGRRLTDEQLTDEMDAKLKNYAGVLYNYSQPIIDNVAEAVAGYKASNGIKIFGPDVYELEKYANQAMEAIRNVEGIKDLGIIRNVGQPEMSVMFHDHKMALYGVSTADAQAVIEMAIGGKTASILYEGERKFDIRVRFQPEYRKSEEDIMQLMVPTMSGGKIPLKEIASIKQITGPAFIYRDLNKRFIGVKFSVRGRDLGSTIAEAQQRVQEKLRPEKSYSVDWVGEFENQVRATGRLGQVVPISLAAIFVILFITFGNAKDAGLVLLNVPFALIGGILALHATGMNFGISAGVGFIALFGICIQNGVILVSVFNNNRKERMPLDEAIRTGVQSRIRPVVMTALMAAIGLFPAAISTGIGSETQKPLAIVVIGGLITATVLTLLIFPIIYRLFYRTQTPKASKRLVYSEV, encoded by the coding sequence ATGAATAAATTCATCAGTAACGTAGTCGGTTTTTCGCTGAAGAACCGCTTCTTTATCTTTTTCATGACGGCGGGGCTCGTTATTGCCGGTATCGTCAGTTACTTAAAAACACCCCTTGAGGCTTTCCCGGACGTAACAAACACGCAAATCATTGTGGTTACTGAATGGAATGGGCGCTCGGCCGAAGAGGTAGAGCGGTTTGTGACCGTACCCATCGAGGTGGCCATGAACTCGGTGCAGCGAAAGAGTAATGTCCGGTCAACGACCATGTTTGGGTTGTCGGTGATGAAGATTATTTTCGATGATGATGTCGAGGATTTTTTCGCCCGGCAGCAGGTCAACAATCTCCTGCGCAACGTATCCCTGCCGGAAGGGGTTGAGCCGGAGGTACAGCCGCCTTACGGGCCAACAGGCGAAATATTCCGGTACACACTGGAAAGCAAAGACCGTGACAGCCGCGAGCTGCTTACCCTGCAAAACTGGGTCGTTGACCGGCAGATGCGCAGTGTACCGGGTGTTGCCGATATAGTGGCTTTCGGCGGGCGGGAGAAGATGTACGAACTGCGCGTCAACCCGACCCAGCTCGCCAAATACGACATCACCCCGCTGGATGTCTATCAGGCCGTTACCCGAAGCAATATCAATGTGGGGGGCGATGTCATTGAGCGGAACGGGCAGGCGTATGTAGTCCGGGGTGTTGGCCTCCTGACGTCCATTCAGGATATCGAGAACATACTGATCGAAGAAGCCGGTGGTAACCCGGTGCTGGTAAAGAATGTGGCCGAAGTAGCCGAATCGAACCTGCCCCGTGTGGGGCAGGTGGGTCTGGATTCGAATGATGATGTAGTTGAAGGCATCATCGTGATGCGGAAAGGCGAAAATCCCAGTGAGGTACTGACTCGGGTAAAAGACAAAATAGAGGAATTAAACACGCGCGTACTGCCATCGGATGTAAAGATGGTGACGTTCTACGACCGCGATAACCTTATTGAGTTTTGTACCCAAACGGTGCTGCACAACCTCACGGAGGGTATTGTCCTCGTAACGGTCATCGTTTTCCTGTTCATGGCCGATTGGCGCACGACCCTGATCGTATCCATCATTATTCCGTTAGCTCTCCTGTTTGCGTTCATGTGTCTACGGCTGCGGGGCATGTCGGCCAACCTGCTGTCCATGGGCGCCGTTGATTTCGGAATTATCATCGATGGGGCTGTCGTCATGGTCGAGGGGATATTTGTCACGCTCGACCACTTGGCGCATCGGGTGGGTATGAACCGGTATAACCGTATGGCTAAGCTGGGCCTGATTCGGAAAACGGGTGGAGAACTGGGTAAAGCGGTTTTCTTCTCGAAACTGATTATCATAACGGCGCTGCTGCCTATTTTTTCCTTCGAGAAAGTGGAGGGTAAAATGTTTTCACCCCTGGCCTGGACACTCGGCTTTGCGCTGCTGGGCGCGCTGCTGTTTACCCTGACGCTGGTGCCGGTACTGTGCTCGATGCTGCTGAAGAAAAACGTTCGGGAGAAAAAGAACCCCATTGTCAATTTCTTCGATCGTATTGTTATGGCCGGTTTCGGCTGGTGCTACCGCAACCGTCGGCTGAGTCTGGTTGGCGCGATTAGCTTCATGATCGCTACATTTTTTTCGTCCAGTATGCTGGGCACCGAGTTCCTGCCCCAACTCAACGAAGGTGCACTGTGGGTGACAGCAGAGCTGCCGATGAGTATGTCGCTGCCCGAAAGTGTCGATATGGCCAAAACCATCCGGGAAGACCTGAACACCTTTCCCGAGGTGAAGCAGGTGCTTTCGCAGGTGGGCCGGTCCAACGACGGTACGGACCCTAATGGGTTTTATTTCTGCCAGTTCCAGGTCGATCTAAAACAGAAAGGGGAGTGGCCCGAACGACGGCTCGGACGCCGATTAACCGACGAACAACTCACCGATGAGATGGACGCCAAATTGAAAAATTATGCCGGTGTGCTCTACAATTACTCGCAGCCGATTATTGACAATGTGGCCGAGGCCGTAGCGGGTTATAAAGCGAGTAACGGGATCAAGATTTTTGGCCCGGATGTGTACGAGCTGGAGAAGTACGCCAACCAGGCTATGGAAGCCATCCGAAACGTGGAGGGGATCAAAGACCTGGGAATTATCCGCAATGTGGGACAGCCCGAAATGAGTGTGATGTTCCATGATCATAAAATGGCGCTTTACGGCGTATCGACGGCCGATGCCCAGGCGGTCATTGAAATGGCCATCGGTGGTAAAACAGCCTCCATTCTGTATGAGGGGGAACGAAAGTTCGATATCCGGGTGCGTTTTCAACCCGAGTATCGAAAAAGTGAGGAGGATATTATGCAGTTGATGGTACCCACGATGAGTGGAGGCAAAATACCTTTGAAAGAAATTGCGTCTATCAAGCAAATTACGGGTCCGGCGTTCATCTACCGCGATCTCAACAAACGATTTATTGGGGTGAAATTTTCTGTGCGTGGGCGCGATTTGGGCAGTACCATTGCTGAAGCTCAACAGCGGGTACAGGAAAAACTTCGTCCGGAGAAAAGCTATTCAGTGGATTGGGTAGGGGAGTTTGAGAACCAGGTTCGGGCTACAGGGCGGCTCGGACAGGTTGTGCCGATTAGTCTGGCGGCCATTTTCGTGATCCTGTTCATCACCTTTGGTAATGCTAAAGATGCCGGTCTGGTGCTGTTAAATGTGCCCTTTGCGCTCATTGGCGGTATTCTGGCTCTTCACGCTACGGGCATGAACTTCGGAATTTCGGCGGGGGTTGGCTTTATTGCTCTGTTCGGCATCTGTATCCAGAATGGCGTAATCCTGGTGTCGGTATTTAACAACAACCGAAAAGAACGAATGCCGCTCGATGAGGCCATTCGAACGGGGGTTCAGTCGCGTATCCGACCGGTGGTTATGACGGCCCTCATGGCAGCTATCGGTCTGTTCCCGGCCGCCATCTCCACCGGAATCGGGTCTGAAACACAAAAGCCACTGGCCATTGTTGTCATCGGCGGATTAATAACCGCAACAGTGTTAACCCTGCTTATTTTTCCTATTATCTACCGATTGTTCTATCGAACGCAAACACCCAAAGCGAGTAAGCGGCTGGTATACAGCGAGGTGTAA
- a CDS encoding efflux transporter, RND family, MFP subunit (TIGRFAM: efflux transporter, RND family, MFP subunit~PFAM: secretion protein HlyD family protein~KEGG: dar:Daro_2627 secretion protein HlyD), translating into MKIHVLLVIGSLAVLGSCAPKPAPEEAQAFMLSDTMLRRIRLDSAFTQPVRSELTLVGKIVADENRVVKVFPLVGGNVEDVKVELGDFVRKGQTLAAIRSGEVADLKRQTIQAQSDLLVAEKNLRVAQDLLETKLTSQREVVAAQKEVEKAQAEANRISEVSQIYGINNASMYTVKAPIDGYVIEKNVNRDMQLRSDNADNLFTIGQISDVWVLANVNESDIRRVHTGMQASIQTLSYPDERFTGHVDKIYTVLDPRTKAMTVRIRLHNTGMKLRPEMHATVTLRYEEGGQLATVPAKAVIFDRSKQYVLVFKSRSNIETREVSVLKSLGDVAYISQGIKPGEKVISKSQLLVYNALNN; encoded by the coding sequence ATGAAAATTCACGTTCTCCTGGTAATCGGCAGTTTAGCTGTCCTGGGTTCCTGTGCCCCCAAGCCAGCGCCTGAGGAAGCACAGGCCTTTATGCTTTCCGATACGATGCTACGCCGTATTCGGCTCGATAGTGCGTTTACCCAGCCCGTACGGAGTGAGTTGACGCTCGTCGGTAAGATCGTTGCCGACGAAAACCGGGTTGTCAAAGTGTTCCCGCTGGTGGGGGGCAATGTAGAAGATGTAAAGGTTGAACTGGGTGATTTTGTGCGGAAAGGCCAGACCCTGGCGGCCATCCGCTCCGGCGAAGTGGCCGATCTCAAGCGGCAGACCATACAGGCCCAGTCTGATTTGCTGGTGGCAGAAAAGAACCTTCGAGTAGCACAGGACCTGCTCGAAACGAAGCTTACGTCTCAGCGCGAAGTAGTAGCTGCCCAGAAAGAGGTCGAAAAAGCGCAGGCCGAAGCAAACCGGATCAGCGAAGTGTCGCAGATATACGGCATCAACAACGCGTCGATGTACACTGTAAAAGCACCCATCGATGGCTACGTGATCGAGAAGAATGTTAACCGCGACATGCAGCTCCGCTCCGATAACGCCGATAACCTGTTTACGATCGGGCAGATCAGTGATGTGTGGGTGCTGGCCAATGTCAACGAAAGTGATATCCGGCGAGTGCATACCGGCATGCAGGCGAGTATACAAACGCTGAGTTACCCCGATGAACGTTTTACCGGGCATGTCGATAAAATCTATACTGTGCTCGACCCGCGAACTAAGGCTATGACCGTTCGGATTCGGCTGCACAACACGGGCATGAAACTACGGCCGGAAATGCACGCTACCGTGACCCTGCGCTATGAAGAGGGTGGACAATTAGCCACCGTACCCGCTAAAGCCGTCATTTTCGATCGCTCCAAGCAGTACGTGCTGGTTTTCAAAAGCCGTTCCAACATTGAAACCCGTGAGGTCAGCGTCCTCAAATCACTCGGCGATGTCGCCTATATCAGTCAGGGCATCAAACCGGGCGAAAAAGTTATCTCCAAAAGCCAGCTGCTGGTCTACAACGCCCTGAATAACTAA
- a CDS encoding outer membrane efflux protein (PFAM: outer membrane efflux protein~KEGG: mca:MCA2110 outer membrane efflux protein) yields the protein MRLFLFFFFLLLNTGQLRAQTSSRADSLHLTLKQADSLFIKNNLLLLAERFRIDASQAQVLQASLYDNPTVTAELSTYNPEARRVLDVGRQGQKTLAIEQLLYTAGKRNKRIALASESAQLTQFELLDLVRGLRFDLRTRFYSIYFQQKTLKRFDQQLLTLQSTVAAYEVQYGRQNVSLRELLRLKALLFQLSNDRTEIMFQLANDLGALRTLLSVDQPVKPLIADESLTMYHLPGQSEDTLQQMALRNRPDLKAAVSLTRQAELNHTVQRALAVPDVRLGASYDQAGSYIQNYIGLSLAADIPLFNRNQGAIRAARSQIHYQTQLWKQKEVQIRNEVAISLQKVREVERRVQAVEQAFTTQLDELNEGVILSFRKGNINLVEFVDLVEAYNDSISHFNRLRADRVSAYEELNYLLGQDLFN from the coding sequence ATGCGGCTGTTTCTTTTCTTTTTCTTTCTTCTCCTGAATACCGGACAACTTCGGGCACAAACTTCCAGTCGAGCAGATTCACTCCACCTCACGCTTAAGCAGGCCGACAGTTTGTTTATTAAAAACAACCTGCTGCTGCTAGCCGAGCGGTTTCGGATCGACGCCAGTCAGGCGCAAGTGTTGCAGGCAAGCTTATACGATAACCCTACGGTTACGGCTGAACTAAGCACGTATAACCCCGAAGCCCGACGCGTGCTGGACGTGGGTCGGCAGGGACAGAAAACGCTCGCCATTGAACAACTGCTTTATACGGCCGGAAAACGGAACAAACGCATTGCACTGGCGTCGGAGTCCGCTCAATTAACCCAGTTTGAACTCCTTGATCTGGTGCGTGGACTGCGGTTTGATCTTCGGACCCGGTTCTACTCCATCTATTTTCAACAAAAAACGCTGAAGCGTTTCGATCAGCAACTTCTTACGCTTCAGTCGACCGTAGCGGCTTACGAGGTTCAGTATGGCCGCCAGAATGTGTCGCTTCGGGAACTCCTCCGGTTAAAAGCGTTACTGTTTCAACTGAGCAACGACCGTACGGAAATTATGTTTCAGCTGGCCAACGACCTGGGCGCGCTACGGACCTTGTTGTCGGTCGATCAGCCGGTTAAGCCGTTGATTGCCGACGAGTCACTAACAATGTACCACTTGCCCGGCCAGTCGGAGGATACACTACAGCAGATGGCGCTACGGAATCGGCCTGACCTGAAAGCTGCTGTTTCGCTAACGCGGCAGGCCGAATTGAATCATACCGTCCAGCGTGCGTTGGCCGTGCCGGATGTGCGCCTGGGAGCCAGCTACGACCAGGCCGGGAGCTACATCCAAAACTACATTGGCCTGTCATTAGCGGCCGATATTCCCCTGTTCAACCGGAATCAGGGTGCTATCCGGGCTGCCCGCAGCCAGATACACTACCAGACTCAATTGTGGAAGCAGAAAGAAGTTCAGATACGTAACGAAGTGGCTATATCCCTGCAAAAGGTCCGCGAGGTAGAACGCCGGGTTCAGGCTGTTGAACAAGCCTTTACTACACAACTTGATGAACTGAACGAAGGGGTAATTCTAAGCTTTCGCAAAGGAAACATCAACTTGGTGGAGTTCGTCGATCTGGTCGAAGCCTATAATGATAGTATCAGCCATTTCAACCGGCTAAGGGCTGATCGTGTGAGTGCCTACGAGGAGCTGAATTACCTTCTGGGCCAGGATTTATTCAACTAA
- a CDS encoding two component transcriptional regulator, winged helix family (PFAM: response regulator receiver; transcriptional regulator domain protein~SMART: response regulator receiver~KEGG: sfu:Sfum_2007 two component transcriptional regulator, winged helix family) — MKKILIIEDDRRIAQNISRTLQEDGYATEVVYEGINGRQMALQPGVDLLILDINLPGINGFEVCRSVRAEKPNLPIIMLTALGEIEDKVEGLGLGADDYLVKPFDIRELIARVEACLRRSTLLEEMTAEPEKVWRVANLTVDSASREVKRGETTIDLTAREFALLEYLIRNRGRVMAKLDITEQVWNLNFDPTTNVVEVYINYLRKKIDRDFEPKLIHTRPGMGYVLKEE, encoded by the coding sequence ATGAAGAAAATACTAATTATTGAAGACGATCGTCGTATTGCCCAGAACATTAGCCGGACGCTACAGGAAGATGGCTATGCAACGGAGGTGGTTTATGAAGGGATTAACGGCCGTCAGATGGCGTTGCAACCGGGCGTCGATCTGCTGATTCTGGATATCAATCTGCCCGGTATCAACGGATTTGAAGTGTGCCGCAGCGTTCGGGCAGAAAAGCCCAATCTCCCCATTATTATGCTGACGGCATTGGGCGAGATCGAAGATAAAGTAGAAGGATTGGGGCTGGGCGCTGACGACTATCTGGTCAAACCCTTTGATATCCGGGAATTAATTGCCCGTGTGGAGGCCTGCCTGCGCCGGTCAACCTTGCTGGAGGAAATGACTGCCGAGCCGGAGAAAGTATGGCGGGTGGCTAACTTAACCGTCGATTCAGCGTCCCGCGAGGTGAAACGGGGAGAAACTACCATCGACTTGACCGCCCGCGAGTTCGCTCTGCTGGAATACCTGATTCGTAACCGGGGACGGGTGATGGCAAAACTGGATATTACCGAGCAGGTCTGGAATCTAAATTTCGACCCTACTACCAATGTCGTAGAGGTGTATATCAACTACCTCCGTAAAAAGATCGATCGGGATTTTGAACCCAAGCTCATACACACGAGGCCGGGTATGGGCTATGTACTTAAAGAGGAGTAG
- a CDS encoding oxidoreductase domain protein (PFAM: oxidoreductase domain protein; Oxidoreductase domain~KEGG: cja:CJA_2424 glucose-fructose oxidoreductase), translating to MTSRRTFLQTTALTGAAAAISPSALWASTKPAKDKLGVALVGLGYYSTDLLAPALQKTKNCYLAGIVTGTPAKAEKWKKQYNIPDKNIYSYQTFDQIANNPDIDVIYVVLPPSMHEEYVVRAAKAGKQVWVEKPMAVTAKECQNMIDACNKNKVSLAVGYRLHHDPNTQEYVKGLRDGKIGKIQMVNCSAAYYDARTDHWKQKKEMGGGVMYDMGVYVLQGARLATGEEPIAVTAQQYTSRPDVYKNGLDETSMAQLIFPSGARAVVQSSYGMNMNFMDVIGSKGTLRVEPYSGYNNVKGVWSNGGKIDHPYEVTWQQAKQMDDDAEAIMNKKPMMVPGEEGLRDIKIVEAIYQAAKTGKQVKIA from the coding sequence ATGACTTCTCGCAGAACGTTCCTGCAAACAACAGCACTGACAGGCGCAGCCGCTGCTATTTCGCCCAGCGCACTTTGGGCATCCACAAAACCCGCTAAAGACAAACTCGGGGTGGCCCTGGTGGGTCTGGGCTATTACAGCACCGATCTGCTGGCACCGGCTCTGCAAAAAACCAAGAACTGTTACCTTGCCGGTATCGTGACCGGAACGCCCGCAAAGGCCGAAAAGTGGAAGAAGCAATACAACATTCCGGATAAGAACATCTACTCGTACCAGACGTTCGATCAGATCGCCAATAATCCCGATATCGATGTAATCTATGTAGTACTTCCGCCATCCATGCACGAAGAATACGTAGTGCGGGCGGCCAAAGCGGGCAAACAGGTATGGGTTGAAAAACCGATGGCTGTTACCGCCAAAGAATGCCAGAATATGATCGATGCCTGTAACAAAAACAAGGTGTCGCTGGCCGTTGGCTACCGGTTGCACCACGATCCCAACACGCAGGAGTATGTGAAAGGCCTGCGCGATGGCAAGATCGGGAAAATACAGATGGTTAACTGTTCAGCGGCCTATTACGACGCCCGGACTGACCATTGGAAGCAAAAGAAAGAGATGGGCGGTGGCGTCATGTACGACATGGGGGTGTACGTGTTGCAGGGCGCCCGGCTGGCAACCGGCGAAGAACCCATTGCCGTTACGGCCCAGCAGTATACATCCCGGCCGGATGTTTATAAGAACGGTCTCGACGAAACATCCATGGCACAACTGATCTTCCCGAGCGGGGCACGGGCTGTAGTTCAGTCGAGTTACGGCATGAACATGAATTTTATGGACGTGATTGGTAGTAAAGGCACGCTGCGGGTAGAGCCTTATTCGGGCTATAACAATGTGAAAGGCGTCTGGAGTAATGGGGGTAAAATAGACCATCCTTACGAAGTGACCTGGCAGCAGGCAAAACAAATGGACGACGATGCCGAGGCTATTATGAACAAAAAGCCCATGATGGTGCCCGGCGAAGAAGGCTTACGTGATATAAAAATTGTAGAGGCTATCTACCAGGCTGCTAAAACAGGCAAGCAGGTAAAGATTGCCTAA
- a CDS encoding protein of unknown function DUF303 acetylesterase putative (PFAM: protein of unknown function DUF303 acetylesterase putative~KEGG: hypothetical protein) — MKTQLRLNPLLFLLLLGVCVAFRQDVPPRLKLFLLIGQSNMAGRGIPEAEDKQPHQRIWMLTKEQTWVPARDPLHFDKPAVIGVGPGLAFAQKLVNADKKVNIGLIPCAQGGSGIDVWVPGAYYAATKSYPYDDAIKRAKKALETGELAGILWHQGESDSQTEKAAVYGEKLTALVSRIRTDLQAENVPFFVGTLGDFYVQKHPVAAQINTILEALPKTIPNMYAVSASGLTDKGDTTHFDTSSARTLGRRFADAYLAQSKKHK; from the coding sequence ATGAAAACCCAGCTACGGTTAAATCCACTTCTGTTTCTACTGCTATTGGGGGTATGTGTTGCCTTTAGGCAGGATGTGCCGCCCCGGCTGAAACTGTTTCTCCTCATTGGCCAGTCGAATATGGCTGGCCGGGGTATACCCGAAGCTGAAGACAAGCAACCGCACCAGCGTATCTGGATGCTCACCAAAGAACAAACCTGGGTACCCGCCCGAGATCCGCTTCATTTTGATAAACCCGCCGTTATTGGTGTTGGTCCCGGCCTGGCGTTTGCCCAAAAACTGGTCAACGCCGATAAAAAAGTAAACATTGGCCTGATTCCCTGCGCTCAGGGTGGTTCGGGAATTGACGTTTGGGTGCCGGGGGCCTATTATGCCGCCACAAAGTCATACCCGTACGATGATGCGATTAAACGAGCCAAAAAGGCGCTGGAAACTGGTGAGTTGGCGGGCATACTTTGGCATCAGGGCGAGTCAGATAGCCAAACCGAAAAAGCAGCCGTTTATGGTGAGAAACTAACCGCTCTGGTAAGCCGTATTCGAACTGATCTACAGGCTGAAAACGTTCCATTTTTCGTTGGAACCCTGGGTGATTTTTACGTGCAAAAGCACCCTGTTGCGGCTCAGATCAACACAATTCTGGAAGCTTTGCCAAAAACGATACCCAATATGTATGCCGTATCAGCAAGCGGGTTGACGGATAAAGGCGATACGACTCATTTCGATACGTCTTCTGCCCGAACCCTGGGTCGTCGGTTTGCGGATGCTTATCTTGCCCAGTCGAAGAAACATAAGTGA
- a CDS encoding transcriptional regulator, TetR family (PFAM: regulatory protein TetR~KEGG: azc:AZC_0735 hypothetical protein), giving the protein MSAKAKTRQHIVEAAQKLFLQHGYSNMSVDDLARELGISKKTIYNHFSSKSELLMAGIEQFALEYQEKADAILNDVDLTLRQKVAAYLRFIGVSFANINQGFWTDIKRSEPDAWRKACEIRRDIPLKHFSQLMDEGVRVGYLRDDSSRHIAMLTYIAAIQQLTDLDFLNQFPESITSALSQELPERADQIVHLLLHGLLTPRFYNEGT; this is encoded by the coding sequence GTGTCAGCAAAAGCGAAAACAAGGCAACATATTGTAGAAGCCGCTCAGAAATTGTTCTTACAGCATGGGTATAGTAACATGTCTGTCGATGACCTGGCCCGCGAACTTGGGATCAGCAAGAAGACGATTTACAATCATTTTAGCAGTAAGTCCGAACTGTTAATGGCTGGTATAGAGCAATTTGCTCTGGAATACCAGGAAAAGGCGGATGCTATTCTAAATGATGTTGATTTAACCTTACGGCAGAAGGTAGCGGCCTATCTCCGGTTCATAGGTGTAAGTTTTGCAAACATCAATCAGGGATTTTGGACGGATATAAAACGTTCAGAACCAGATGCCTGGCGCAAAGCCTGCGAAATCAGGCGGGACATACCGCTAAAGCATTTTAGTCAGTTGATGGATGAGGGCGTACGGGTGGGGTACCTACGTGATGATTCGTCCCGGCATATCGCCATGCTGACCTATATAGCCGCTATTCAGCAACTTACCGATCTGGACTTCCTGAATCAGTTTCCTGAATCTATCACGTCAGCACTCTCGCAGGAGCTTCCCGAACGAGCCGACCAAATCGTTCATCTGCTTCTGCACGGACTGCTTACACCTCGGTTTTATAACGAGGGCACTTAA